In one Legionella clemsonensis genomic region, the following are encoded:
- a CDS encoding carbon-nitrogen hydrolase, with protein sequence MANNRLKIGLVQEKWSEHPQEHQNRLAAGILSAAEQGAQIVCLQELTLSPYFCTRHDVDSSPYKEDISRGPTTRFVSAMAKKARITITASLFEKAGYNTAIAFNEQGELVAVTRKQHIPSGEKYHEDYYFKPGDSNYPVHTLAGHKVGLPTCYDQWFPELSRIYGLKGAEILIYPTAIGGEPTAPDFDSQPMWQKVMVAQGIMSNTFIVAVNRIGCEDGLEFYGSSFISTPMGEVLVQAPRDEPAVLVAELDFSQRELWGRLFPFPKQRQPETYKELLNPYAGNPHE encoded by the coding sequence ATGGCCAACAATCGATTAAAAATAGGATTAGTGCAGGAAAAATGGAGTGAGCATCCACAAGAACATCAGAATCGTCTTGCTGCAGGCATCTTATCGGCTGCCGAACAAGGGGCGCAAATCGTCTGTTTGCAAGAGCTCACTCTCTCCCCCTATTTTTGCACCCGCCATGATGTAGACAGCAGCCCTTATAAAGAAGATATTTCTAGGGGGCCAACAACGCGTTTTGTGAGTGCTATGGCCAAAAAAGCCAGAATAACTATTACCGCATCACTTTTTGAAAAGGCAGGTTATAACACGGCGATAGCCTTTAACGAACAGGGTGAGCTGGTGGCAGTTACCCGCAAGCAACATATTCCCAGTGGTGAGAAATACCACGAAGATTATTACTTCAAACCCGGTGACTCCAATTATCCTGTACATACTTTAGCGGGTCATAAGGTTGGACTGCCTACCTGCTATGATCAATGGTTTCCTGAGTTGTCACGTATTTATGGTTTAAAAGGGGCTGAAATTTTAATATACCCTACCGCTATTGGTGGCGAACCCACTGCTCCTGACTTTGATAGTCAACCCATGTGGCAAAAAGTAATGGTTGCTCAGGGTATCATGAGCAATACGTTTATTGTGGCCGTGAATCGTATTGGGTGTGAAGATGGCCTGGAATTTTATGGCAGTAGTTTTATTAGCACGCCTATGGGTGAAGTTTTAGTGCAGGCACCTCGTGATGAACCTGCAGTGTTAGTAGCAGAATTGGATTTTAGCCAACGTGAGCTTTGGGGACGATTGTTCCCCTTTCCCAAGCAGCGTCAACCTGAAACCTATAAGGAACTTTTGAATCCTTATGCGGGAAATCCTCATGAGTAA
- a CDS encoding acetoacetate--CoA ligase, translated as MSTLVWQPNEPKQTRMWEFMHFAGEKYQKIFTHYQQFHEWSIQNPATFWQTICEYFNLSFDTPATEILNNYDHMINAQWFSGATFNFAEKLLSRNDNHPAMVSILETGERKKLSYKQLHQEVASCAAGLKKAGIVAGDRVAAVMPNVAFTVIAMLATTSLGAIWSSCSPDFGAQAAIDRLGQIEPKILFACDGHFYMGKEHDAVAKISEIANAIPSIKKIVICPIIHSERATNIAQSVNWQQFLKPAETIEFKKMPFAHPVYILFSSGTTGKPKCIVHGAGGTLLQHLKELGLHTDIRSHDNLFYYTTCGWMMWNWMVSTLALGATLTLYDGAPAYPDANRLFKLVDDEKITVFGTSAKFISSVEKAGASPRYQFSLKSLRAILSTGSPLLPKNYDFVYQQIKPDIQLSSISGGTDIVSCFALGNPILPVYRGELQCFGLGMAVNVFNEQGQPVREERGELVCTKPFPSMPVGFWKDTDKKRYKHAYFERFPKVWAHGDFAEITKHHGLIIYGRSDAVLNPGGVRIGTAEIYRQVEKISEVLDSVVIGQDWQDDVRVILFVKLREGVQLNTDIEENIRQTIRHHASPRHVPAKILQVADIPRTISGKVVEIAVRQIVHGQTVNNIQSLANPEALDYFKNRPELKD; from the coding sequence ATGAGTACATTGGTATGGCAACCTAATGAACCCAAGCAGACAAGAATGTGGGAATTTATGCATTTTGCAGGAGAGAAGTACCAGAAAATATTTACTCATTATCAGCAGTTTCACGAATGGTCGATTCAAAATCCCGCCACATTTTGGCAAACTATTTGTGAATATTTCAATCTAAGTTTTGATACTCCGGCGACAGAAATTCTCAATAACTATGATCACATGATTAATGCTCAATGGTTTTCGGGAGCAACCTTCAATTTTGCAGAAAAATTGTTAAGTCGCAATGATAATCATCCCGCTATGGTGAGCATTCTGGAAACCGGGGAGCGCAAAAAACTCAGCTATAAGCAGCTACACCAGGAGGTAGCCTCTTGTGCGGCGGGATTAAAAAAAGCTGGCATTGTTGCCGGGGATCGTGTGGCCGCCGTCATGCCCAACGTTGCCTTTACTGTCATTGCCATGCTTGCTACAACTTCTTTAGGTGCTATTTGGTCTTCTTGTTCCCCTGACTTTGGCGCGCAAGCTGCCATTGATCGCCTAGGACAAATTGAGCCAAAAATTCTTTTCGCTTGTGATGGTCATTTTTATATGGGTAAAGAACATGATGCTGTTGCAAAAATTTCAGAAATAGCAAATGCCATTCCCTCCATAAAAAAAATCGTTATCTGTCCGATCATTCACAGCGAACGCGCAACAAACATAGCCCAGTCTGTAAATTGGCAACAATTTCTAAAGCCTGCAGAAACGATTGAATTTAAAAAAATGCCTTTTGCCCACCCGGTTTACATTTTATTTTCCTCAGGAACTACAGGTAAACCGAAATGCATTGTCCATGGTGCTGGCGGTACCTTGCTGCAGCATTTAAAAGAATTAGGTTTACATACGGACATTCGCTCTCATGATAATCTGTTTTATTACACAACGTGTGGCTGGATGATGTGGAATTGGATGGTGAGCACTCTGGCGCTGGGAGCAACCCTGACCCTCTACGATGGAGCCCCCGCTTACCCCGATGCTAATCGTTTATTTAAATTAGTGGACGATGAAAAAATCACGGTGTTCGGTACCAGTGCTAAATTTATTTCCAGTGTAGAAAAAGCAGGAGCCAGTCCCCGTTACCAATTCTCACTGAAAAGTTTGCGCGCCATTTTATCAACCGGCTCCCCTCTTCTACCTAAAAATTACGATTTCGTATATCAGCAAATTAAACCAGACATTCAACTGAGCTCCATCTCGGGAGGGACTGACATTGTTTCTTGTTTCGCTTTAGGTAATCCTATACTACCCGTGTATCGAGGCGAACTACAGTGTTTTGGTCTTGGTATGGCCGTCAATGTGTTTAATGAACAGGGACAACCTGTTCGGGAGGAGCGGGGCGAACTTGTTTGCACTAAACCTTTTCCTTCAATGCCAGTTGGTTTTTGGAAAGACACTGATAAAAAGCGATATAAGCATGCTTATTTCGAACGCTTTCCGAAGGTCTGGGCTCATGGTGATTTTGCAGAAATTACCAAACACCATGGCCTTATTATCTATGGACGTTCTGATGCTGTGCTTAATCCTGGCGGGGTGCGTATTGGTACTGCTGAAATCTACAGGCAAGTGGAAAAAATTTCAGAAGTGCTGGATAGCGTTGTCATTGGACAAGATTGGCAAGATGATGTGCGTGTAATTTTGTTTGTAAAGCTTAGAGAAGGCGTGCAACTCAATACTGACATTGAAGAAAACATTCGCCAGACCATTCGACATCATGCTTCTCCACGACATGTACCCGCAAAAATTTTGCAGGTCGCTGATATACCCCGAACGATTAGTGGTAAAGTGGTAGAAATTGCAGTGCGCCAAATAGTCCATGGGCAAACGGTTAACAACATTCAATCGTTAGCCAATCCCGAAGCTCTGGATTATTTTAAAAATAGGCCAGAATTAAAGGATTAG
- a CDS encoding agmatine deiminase family protein — MTTPKETGFRMPAEWYPHAACWMAWPCHEKTWAAIGFERARRAYALVAKTIAQYEPVIMLVNPGDEESAKQCCGEKIHLMNQPLNDSWTRDTGPTFLINDQHELAGVDWIHNAWGGNYQDYSLDNLIAAAILEKTQARYFKAPLVMEGGSFHVDGEGTVLTTRECLLNPNRNPQLLQTEIETYLFNYLNTSKIIWLNKGLVGDETDGHIDEIACFIAPGRVLALITHDKNDVNYDILHENLELLKTATDAKGRRLEVFTVEQPPATYLAGERLTLSYVNFYLANKGIVMPAFGHPKEDKAALELFTRLFPHYHISQIDALDVFAGGGGIHCITQQQPLI; from the coding sequence ATGACTACCCCCAAAGAAACCGGTTTTAGAATGCCTGCTGAATGGTACCCACATGCAGCGTGTTGGATGGCATGGCCCTGTCATGAAAAAACCTGGGCAGCAATTGGTTTTGAACGTGCAAGGCGTGCCTACGCTCTCGTGGCAAAAACAATTGCTCAATACGAACCAGTAATTATGCTGGTAAATCCCGGAGACGAAGAGTCGGCGAAACAATGCTGCGGCGAAAAAATCCACCTTATGAATCAGCCATTGAATGATTCCTGGACAAGAGATACAGGTCCTACTTTTCTAATTAATGATCAGCATGAATTAGCAGGCGTTGACTGGATACATAATGCTTGGGGCGGAAATTATCAGGACTATTCTTTAGATAATTTAATAGCAGCGGCAATTCTTGAAAAAACGCAAGCCCGCTATTTTAAGGCCCCATTAGTAATGGAAGGTGGTTCCTTTCATGTCGATGGTGAAGGTACCGTACTCACTACTCGGGAATGTTTGCTCAATCCCAATCGTAACCCACAGCTGTTACAAACGGAAATTGAAACTTACCTTTTTAATTATCTCAATACCAGCAAAATTATCTGGTTGAACAAAGGACTGGTAGGTGATGAAACCGACGGCCATATTGATGAAATTGCCTGTTTTATCGCTCCAGGTAGAGTATTAGCGCTGATAACTCATGATAAAAACGATGTTAACTACGATATTTTGCACGAAAACTTGGAACTGTTAAAAACAGCAACTGATGCCAAGGGTAGAAGGCTTGAAGTCTTTACCGTTGAGCAACCGCCAGCTACTTATCTTGCTGGTGAAAGATTAACCCTTTCTTATGTTAATTTTTACTTAGCCAATAAAGGAATTGTGATGCCAGCCTTTGGGCATCCCAAAGAGGATAAAGCTGCCCTTGAATTGTTTACTCGACTTTTCCCACATTATCATATTTCACAAATTGACGCGCTGGATGTGTTTGCCGGAGGTGGAGGCATTCATTGTATTACCCAACAACAGCCGCTAATTTAG
- a CDS encoding ATP-binding cassette domain-containing protein, protein MIELNGLNKSYANTIALRNVDLFVQEGEIFGIIGKSGAGKSTLLRSINLLEHPDSGEIIIDNEDLTTLSARQLRIARHKMAMIFQHFNLLNSKTVYENIALPMRIQGRSDAAIKARIEELLPLVELEDKINFYPEQLSGGQKQRVAIARALSCSPKILLCDEATSALDPETTNSILALLKKINSLYGLTIVLITHEMEVVKRVCHRLAVMEAGTIIETTALANVFNHKESIARSMLYAQLSPQLPACLRNSLSNIPNNKPLLRLFFQGDNATVPFISKTSRELNLDINILLANIDRFDLITCGVLVVELLADKNLLDLFIKRCEESNLTVEILGYVTDHAL, encoded by the coding sequence ATGATTGAATTAAATGGCTTAAATAAATCCTATGCCAATACTATTGCCTTGCGTAATGTGGATCTATTCGTGCAAGAAGGCGAGATTTTTGGCATCATCGGCAAAAGTGGTGCAGGCAAGTCGACCCTGTTGCGTTCCATCAATCTGTTGGAACATCCAGACAGTGGTGAGATCATTATTGACAATGAAGACTTAACCACGCTTTCAGCTCGACAACTACGCATTGCGCGCCATAAGATGGCAATGATTTTTCAACACTTTAACCTGCTAAATTCTAAAACGGTGTATGAAAATATTGCACTCCCCATGAGGATCCAGGGAAGGTCTGATGCAGCGATAAAAGCCAGGATTGAGGAGTTGCTACCCTTGGTTGAACTGGAAGACAAGATAAATTTTTATCCCGAGCAACTCAGTGGTGGCCAAAAACAGCGTGTGGCTATTGCACGAGCACTCAGTTGCTCTCCTAAAATTTTACTTTGTGATGAAGCAACTTCCGCTTTAGACCCAGAAACAACCAATTCCATTTTAGCATTACTTAAAAAAATCAACAGCCTTTATGGGCTTACTATTGTTTTAATCACGCACGAAATGGAAGTAGTGAAACGTGTCTGTCATCGCCTTGCAGTGATGGAGGCCGGTACAATCATAGAAACCACAGCATTGGCCAATGTGTTTAATCATAAAGAAAGCATAGCCCGTAGTATGCTTTACGCTCAATTAAGTCCGCAACTGCCAGCCTGTCTTCGCAATTCGCTCTCCAACATACCCAATAACAAACCCTTATTGCGTTTATTTTTTCAGGGAGACAATGCTACTGTACCGTTTATCAGTAAAACCAGTCGTGAATTAAATTTAGATATTAACATCTTATTGGCCAATATTGACCGTTTTGACCTGATTACCTGCGGTGTATTGGTGGTTGAATTACTAGCAGATAAAAATTTATTGGATTTATTTATCAAACGCTGTGAAGAATCCAATTTAACGGTGGAGATTTTAGGCTATGTCACTGACCATGCTTTATGA
- the speA gene encoding biosynthetic arginine decarboxylase, which translates to MSNKALSDANLYNIAHWGEGYFTINARGNIEVSKNSESVGVELKAIVNAASRAGLQLPLLIRFTDILHDRVIKLNQAFAEAIAENDYRGTYKLVYPIKVNQESSVVRELLKAPQYPVGLEAGSKPELMAVIGLLGQTPSTIVCNGYKDSSYIRIALIAQQMGHEVFIVIEKRSELDIILKEAARLNIKPKIGVRIRLVTKGAGKWENTGGAKSKFGLNAEQVLDLIEQLKAHNSLDSLQLMHCHLGSQIANIGDIRRCMQEVGRYYIELRRLHAPITTIDVGGGLGVDYEGTHSTTDCSMNYSVKEYATNILLAIRPLCEEASMPEPHLISESGRALTAHHAVLVTNITDVERVKRTRELPSIEPDESHVIHDIWNTYQTMAENSPSEIYNYAVLALEEASSLFLHGVISLKEKAKVEQLFTAICFAIEQQLDLYNPGDKELLNTIYERMAAKIFCNLSFFQSLPDAWAIGQIFPVAPISHLHERPGIHSILQDLTCDSDGTIKKYTGSDAISATLMLPPYDSQNPYALAFFLVGAYQEILGNLHNLFGDTNSLDVKLLGDGQFEITDLISGDTVTNVLNYAHFDTKKLLLSYEKQLIEADLPKEQIQSYLNELRSIFSQLTYLDSNKG; encoded by the coding sequence ATGAGTAATAAAGCACTGTCTGACGCCAATTTATACAATATCGCTCATTGGGGTGAAGGTTATTTCACTATTAATGCACGCGGTAATATTGAAGTTAGTAAAAACTCAGAAAGTGTGGGTGTAGAACTTAAAGCCATCGTTAATGCTGCCTCGCGTGCAGGATTACAATTGCCTTTGTTAATCCGTTTCACAGATATTCTTCATGACAGAGTAATAAAACTTAATCAGGCGTTTGCAGAAGCCATTGCCGAGAACGATTACCGTGGAACCTATAAACTGGTTTATCCTATTAAAGTCAATCAGGAATCCAGTGTCGTTAGAGAGCTTTTAAAAGCCCCCCAATATCCCGTGGGTCTTGAAGCAGGCAGTAAACCTGAGCTGATGGCTGTCATTGGTCTACTTGGACAAACTCCCTCAACCATTGTTTGTAATGGTTATAAAGACAGCTCTTATATTCGCATTGCTCTAATAGCCCAACAAATGGGTCATGAGGTTTTCATTGTTATAGAAAAACGTTCCGAATTGGACATTATTCTGAAGGAGGCAGCGCGTCTTAATATTAAACCTAAAATTGGTGTGCGCATTCGTCTGGTGACCAAAGGCGCGGGTAAATGGGAAAACACTGGTGGTGCAAAATCCAAATTTGGCTTAAATGCAGAGCAGGTCCTTGATTTAATCGAACAGTTAAAAGCCCACAACTCATTAGACTCTTTACAACTAATGCATTGTCACCTAGGTTCTCAAATTGCGAACATTGGAGACATTCGTCGTTGCATGCAAGAAGTTGGCCGCTATTACATAGAACTGAGGCGATTGCATGCGCCTATTACGACCATTGATGTAGGCGGTGGCTTAGGGGTGGATTATGAAGGCACTCATTCCACCACTGACTGTTCCATGAATTATTCAGTAAAAGAATATGCTACCAATATTTTATTAGCGATTCGTCCGCTTTGTGAAGAAGCAAGTATGCCTGAGCCTCACTTAATCTCTGAATCAGGACGAGCATTAACAGCGCATCATGCCGTTTTGGTCACTAATATCACCGATGTAGAGAGGGTTAAAAGGACACGCGAGCTACCCTCCATTGAACCTGATGAATCTCATGTCATTCATGACATTTGGAATACCTATCAAACAATGGCAGAAAATTCACCCAGCGAGATTTACAATTATGCCGTTTTAGCACTTGAAGAGGCCAGCTCTTTATTTCTACATGGAGTGATAAGCCTTAAAGAAAAAGCAAAAGTTGAGCAGTTATTTACGGCCATTTGCTTTGCTATCGAACAGCAATTGGATCTATATAATCCAGGTGACAAAGAGTTATTAAATACCATCTACGAACGCATGGCTGCAAAAATTTTTTGCAATCTTTCATTTTTTCAGTCTTTACCAGATGCCTGGGCCATTGGGCAGATTTTTCCAGTTGCACCTATTTCGCATCTGCATGAGCGTCCCGGTATTCACAGCATTCTTCAGGATTTGACCTGTGATTCAGATGGAACTATTAAAAAATACACAGGTAGTGATGCTATAAGTGCCACGCTGATGTTACCGCCTTACGATTCACAAAATCCCTATGCCCTTGCATTCTTTCTAGTGGGCGCCTATCAGGAAATTTTAGGGAATTTACACAATTTATTTGGTGACACCAATTCTCTGGATGTCAAACTGCTGGGCGACGGTCAATTTGAAATTACTGATCTTATCAGTGGTGATACAGTAACTAATGTATTAAATTATGCTCACTTCGATACAAAAAAACTTTTACTGTCTTACGAAAAACAATTAATAGAGGCAGACCTGCCTAAAGAACAAATTCAAAGTTATCTTAATGAATTACGAAGTATTTTTAGCCAATTAACTTATCTAGATAGTAATAAAGGATAA